One Grus americana isolate bGruAme1 chromosome Z, bGruAme1.mat, whole genome shotgun sequence DNA window includes the following coding sequences:
- the LOC129199457 gene encoding proline-rich protein 36-like, with the protein MLSEITKSVKFPVPLFSLSHSLVLRHVAFFEAVEATSGAMGCQNQVLLPVAGFAYLRRLCVPVCVSLCVPQSLSSLLCSALFRCVCPVPCPTFILPSFFLAFFSVLLSCSPTLFLAPSDRPFPGTFVSLLLAPVFLSPLPSPRLPLLSLCPSVLLPAPLFLTLPQRPAPRSSFPLLRSPSPCSPARFSLAPASFFYSLLLCPAPRAAVPRRTSRSGSLPLFSFPPSPWRCPPRVVSASLSRSPSLFVGRRPAASLPAASSSLSVRLPVPVLHSPSLSLPRAFSLAAAPPPPSSWLPLFSSLLASCSWLLGFGGSLHIAAQLSSSLTDRPCVCSTPDWRAWLWVGQPRCPRAGPRAPVRSLSRDRLCV; encoded by the coding sequence atgctcagtgaaattactaagagcgttaagtttcccgtgcctttgttttcactctcccattctcttgtcttgcggcacgtcgcgttttttgaggccgtggaagcgacatcGGGAGCGATGGggtgtcagaaccaggtcctcctgcctgtcgctggttttgcttaccttcgccgtctctgtgtaccagtcTGCGTGTCTCTCtgtgttcctcaatccctgtcctctcttctctgttctgctttgtttcgctgcgtatgtcccgttccctgtcccacctttatccttccttccttcttcctcgcctttttctctgtccttttgtcctgctccccgaccctgtttctcgctccatctgaccgtccttttcctggcacctttgtgtctctgctccttgcccccgtctttctctcccctctgcccagtcctcgtctccctcttttgtctctctgtccctctgtcctgctccctgcccctctttttctcactctgccccagcgtcccgctccccggtcctctttccctctgttgcgctctccttctccctgctccccagcccgcttCTCTctcgctcccgcttcctttttttattctctgttgctctgtcctgctccccgtgccgctgtccctcgccgtacctctcggtccggctccctgcccttattctcttttcctccctcgccgtggcgctgcccgcccagggtcgtttctgcctctctgtcccgctccccgtccttgtttgtcggtcgccgtcccgctgcctctcttcctgccgcttcttcctccctctctgtcaggctccccgtccccgtccttcactcgccgtccctttccttgcctcgtgctttctcgctcgccgccgcccccccccccccatccagctggctgccacttttctcctctcttctagcgtcctgcagctggctcctcggttttggcggcagcctgcacatagcagcccagctctccagcagcctgacggaccgaccgtgtgtctgttccacgccggactggcgagcgtggctctgggtaggacagccgaggtgccccagggccgggccccgagccccggtgcggagtctctcccgggaccggctctgtgtgtga